The following DNA comes from Neoarius graeffei isolate fNeoGra1 chromosome 25, fNeoGra1.pri, whole genome shotgun sequence.
TTAACCAAGTTcgagcgtgtttaagaatgtaattggcgtgccagcctcaggtCATCATCATCGGTTGTCCATCgcaagcaatgatgactgctttattaggatgcgcagaaatgcagatgggccgtgAGGCCCACACTAGAGCAACAGAGTCATCCGCAGTGGTGCCATGAATGGCCCGGTTgagctgctatggaatgtctggttttgtgagctctcgtatactccctttgacgcttgtcttcaattgcagacactgagcttttaactatgcttcgcCATGTTGCTCTATCCGAGGCATTCCTTTCCCATGTCTAATCGATAATtccggcattcttcatgttcctcttcaagacGTCTTTGTACCttagtttctgtcctccttgtctcctctttccttgGCTCAATTCTCCATAGAAAATTGCTTTGGGTAGTTGCGAGTCAGGCATGcgccagatgtgtccagcccaacaaagttgggaggctgtgataaggaCTTCTACGCTTACTGTACtggctcgcctgaggacttctatgtcagggaccttgtcctgccatcttgtTCTGAGGATTTGACGCAGGTGTTGGAGTTGTAGCCCGGTCAGTTTCTTGAAATATTTACGGTAGAGTGTCATGCATTCGGTGGCATCaagcagagatggtaagactgcggcgttgtatactttcaacttggtggttctcttgatgtcatggcaaGACCATAGTTGTGACCATAGGTGcgccagcctcaggtagcgattccacagtcgTGGTGTGGCACCACTGCATACTGACTATGTAAATGCCATGTTACATAACTTTAGTTTCCAAGGTAATCCTCCATGGCTAAGTGGTCTATAGTGTTAGCCAAAAAAGGAACAGATTTTGCAACGTTGATTCAAATCCTGGCATTGACGTATTTCTGAGTGGggctatttcttctatttatgtaCCATAGCTTCTATCTTCCAATCAGACAAAgcctgagctcagacctgcacaggtctctagttgCTCTTAGGTGCATAAGATGGAGAGCATGAACACTGTTGAACATTCCTACCATTAGACTCCTACCATTTGATTATATTTGTCCTCGCTCATTTTAGAGGGAAATATATGAATCCTAAAGCAATGAAAGATTTAACAGATGTAAAGTGTAAGTGCATAATGATGTTCTTAGCAGAATCATTAtctgtatatatactgtatatatttccaATTTTTGCTTCCAGTAACAAGAAACTACGCTCTCCACCTAACTACTTCATTGTCAACCTTGCTGTTAGTGACTTCCTCATGGCCATCACTCAATCTCCCATCTTTTTTGTCAATAGTTTGTATAAGGAGTGGATGTTTGGAAAAACAGGTACTCTACCTCtctgtattttttttccattcaacaatcagtacatttttttaaataaatttgacaaAATGTACAACATACCAGCCTCACAGCAGGAATTTCTGACAAGTTTTAAAGTATTTCTGCATTGTTTTGCTGTTTAGGGTGTAAGATCTATGCCTTCTGTGGTGCTTTATTTGGCATCACTTCCATGATTAACCTGGTGGCCATCTCCATCGACCGTTACATAGTAATCACTAAACCACTGCAGGCAATCAGGTGGACCTCGAAACGTCGAACACTCATCAGCATCCTATTAGTGTGGATTTACTCACTGGCCTGGAGTTCAGCACCCTTACTTGGATGGAGTAAgtattggcagccattttgcacTTCTTGTTCACTCTGTTTGACTTCACACTCATACAGTATGTTGTTGACCTTTATCTTTCGTTGGCCATGTTCTTTAGATTTTCTCCAATACAGACTCACGTTAATTAGGCAAGGTATTAGACCACCTGCAAGTCTACAAGTTTCTTGAACTGTATTAAAGAGATCAACACTGGTCTACCAAACGATATTCCATCATTTGGTCTTTTGTAAACGGTGGTATGCGTGTTGTCTAAATCTCCTGTTGGTCTtcaaattgggttgagatctggtgactatgAAGGCCCTAGCACATAGCTGAGCAATTCCATGCTAAccaaaccattcagtgagcctACTATTACCCAGAATGTATATAAATAGTACAAACACGTCACAGATGCCCAACATGAACAGATCATGTGCATTTTCTTCTTGACAGGCTCCTATATCCCAGAAGGCCTGATGACTTCTTGCACCTGGGACTATGTCACGTCAACTCCAGCTAACAAAAGCTACACACTCATGCTGTGCTGCTTGGTCTTTTTTGTCCCCTTGGGCATCATATCGTACTGCTATGTCTTCATGTTTCTAGCTATTCGTAACACAAGCAGGTAAAGGTAGAGAAAAGTCCGACATCTTTTTATACATTAGGGGCCACACCATAGGGTCTAAAATGGGTTCCCTACCAAGAACTGTTTGAATCATTGAAATAAAATTGTTATTTAAAGCAGAAATTTATTTTTACTTGGATAAATGTGTTAATATAGATGTGTGCACATATAAGCATGTGtataagctgttactatagaaacgataaaatattagaatgagtgcatgcatatggagcacttgcatgtgacgtcacatccgctccagattgtaggcagacgccatcttgtcggtaaaacgccatatttccgccgtctaaccgacactgactttctttttttttttcgcccaaatcttcaaatattaccgtgccacaatgccggacagttgtatggcatataaatgccacaacaggagaggtcagaaatcgggaagaaagtttcataggctgccacgggaccctgacaggcatgcaaagtggattgctgctatcagccgggccgatgcaaacaacaagaacaaggcatgggaaccgactggaaagaacgatcactggtgcctgcgcagtgaccatttcatctcaggttcgccatgtatttatttcagtatatccatgtagttattcgcaacataagtttatgacttgctctaataaaaaattctgggaagtgggaacctgagaaaagggttggggcgggggggtggattgggtctttagtggtGTGACATTCAATGTAGTCTCTAGATGTAAAATTATTTTATACTTTTAGGGGTCACATGTAGTGATAGATAACTTCATAAGTATCAAttcataaaatataaaatattcaaccataatcggctggtcagtgctatactagatactactgatatatctagtatcagcactagtactcaatacttaagtgacttacccgtccaatgaggattgttattttcttgtttgcaagatgccacatctgaggggggctgacaaatcctgaatttctgtaaagataactgtgcagagatttataagcacgcagtgcttcaccactaaacagcgagggaaagtttatgaggtaattatacacatctgggtattccacctctggcagttccatatccactgacacggtcgtgaaaactacgtccggtaagcgataagggtcactaatctgtaggtcgtttattttagacatatatctaattatctgttcattaggaaaatgagccgtgtagtccgtcagttgaaattgatccattttgtacacgagtgcagcagtattcagcggtgttttttactgacaagatggcggctgtgtactttccggtcacgtgactgcaagatctctatagacctgTGATTTGTCTTACAGCTTTCACTACTGTCTGAGCTGCTATTATAGATaattaatcaataccttctgaACAGTCAGACTCAAGAATTCAGTGGTGCTCTGGAATAGCCATATTTTATTGGCTTATTTTTGTAATATTACTTAGAAATTGTTGTTTTGAGTACCCGGTtagggtcacagtggatccatggcccatcccaggaacactggtgcACGGTGGGAATACATGATGGAAAGTGGAATGGATGTGAGTCCATTGCAGAGTAAAATAATTTTTAATCTGATGAAATACAAAGAGTTCTTGGTATCAGACTCAAATTTCAAGACCCTACtgcatatatacatacatgcacATGGTAGATTAGAGTTACATCTATGACTGTAATAGGTAAAAGCTTAATGTGACTTTCTTACTTCATGTTTTCAGAGATGTAGAGAGCCTGGGCATGCAGATGAGGAATACCATACTGGTTCAACAGCAGTCTATAACAAGAGAGTGGAAACTGGCAAAGGTTGCCTTTGTGGTTATTGTCGTGTATGTGCTGTCCTGGTCACCCTATGCCTTCGTTACTCTCATCGCATGGGCAGGGTATCTTCTGCTATCTAtacatttcttttctttctttttttgagaTTCAATGCACAATGCGCAATGAAATGAGTTCCTCCCCACTGCTCTTTAAAGTTAGAcggtctttcgatttcataaaatcggtgaaatttaattccctctgaaatttggtcattgtgatatatgtttatttctgtaatatctaaaaaaaaaccaggccattctgtggctgggaagttatttaatttgaggggattaaagcaaataatgtgcatgaaatcactcactttgcacagtcaagcagacagaggaagtccgtgtgcgcatgcgcaggtttaccttctttttcttcttcttttgggttttacggcagctgacatccacagtgttgcattactgccatctacaggtttaccttgttcGTGCACTGACCATTACAtcgttctgttgctaaacgaacagctgatcacaccaaggtgctcgccgaccgccgatatttattagtttggtcctatgtttcctttccttcgtatatataacataacatattttcttcttgctttccgttactgtagtcggtctttcacgtgtcatttgcacactcacagcctccatttttctctcctgtttcaaatgtgtatgccacaatgccttgcgtgaacagggaaagcccactacgtgatgtatgatgtagtatcttgaattgggtcatggtgaagcaggaaaaaatagcggagaatttagggccacgtggccttaaagtcattaattgtttgatttaaaaaaaaacgaatacaattggaagtctgtaattcgaattcagtagctttcagtccactaaacaaaaataattgggtgtcgggaaaattctttttatgacctgcacttgaaaaatctgaaaggctgtcTCCCTTTAAAGATGCGATGCACAATTGACAAACTGGTCTATTTTACTTCTTTTATCCCAACGTGTTAATCATGGTAAGCCTTACACACAGACCAATGCGAGTAAATGCCAGGTTCACATGCAGAAGTATTGAAATGATGTGATGTGAGTTGACACAGAACAACAACTTGAGGCAGAGTCAGACAGATTTAACTATAAACTTAATATGCTTGGTGTTCACCAAGGGCTGGCTGTCCTTGTCACGGTTGAGTTGTCACTTCTGCATGGGAAAAAAATTCAACGTCTAACACTTCAGACACTAAAAGCATCTCTCACAGTAATGTAGTGGAGGATAGCGGTGGGTAATGATAAATTCTGGTTGTGTGTAGTCTAATGGAGCAGAAAGATAAGCATGTAATTTCTTCCATGTAGTCCAGAACAGATTTGGGTTACGGGCATACCACACACAAATACACCACTGCACTCCTTATCTTTTAACCAGTCTCTTAGAACAAGCTGATTCTAATGGCGGGAGAATTATCTGCTGGTGAAGCAATTGTCTAAGTCTCATCCAAGGCTAATCAATTCAATTCATTTTTTGCTCACGTGCATGATAATTTTATCCAGTTTAGAACTCAGCAGTTGAGAGTTAAAGGTCTTTCCCAAGgatgggtggtatggtggtgtggtggttagcactgtcggctcacagcaagaaggttctgggttcgagcccagtggccgatgggggtctttttgtgtggcgtttgcatgttctccccgtgtctgtgtgggtttcctcccacagtccaaagacatgtagttaggcgaattggctactctaaattgcccataggtgtgaatggttgtttcccaagcccagaaatgggagggttgtggcaggaagggcatccggcataaaactatgctccaattaatatgacatggatcagtacggtccacatggaccccgacttggcagcagtgctggacaaggaggaagaagaaggtcTTGTTTAAGGATCCAACAATAGAAACTTAACAGTGCAGCAATTTGAGCTCACAATCTTGGACTCACAACCTTCTGTTTAGTAGATCAATACCTTAACTACCACCGGCGTGGGAACCGGGGGTGCGGGGgatgcggcagcaccccctggtggtggaccctcaaaactgacatgaacataaagCAAAACTTgcgtgaaaatatatttgtttatttatttgttttcatttggctctgctgattttatatgtcatgttttagatgtaggatgatgagggctacattttagttatttaaaaaaggatttaattaaaacttataacttaatatgtagcctagtggaccatcagaattttttttgtcgtgacgttgacgttcagcttttcagcgcgcgaaattacagtttatctagagcagatgtaaaacctgcgactgttaaaccacagctgtgcgcttctgcttctaaaataacctgtccttcgtaatcgtgttaactgagaattgtcattgacagacaggcttcagattcttccgtcatcactcaaaaaaaaaaaaaaagtcgtttttacggattaggcctataagtagtaggcagtttaacgaaatattgcaattgcaagcttaaaaggatttcggacgcctgattggttaaaatgcaggaaattgcatctaagaaatacaaaattttctgggggaggacccccagaccccccttcaaaaaaatgtcccaggtcacgtcacagcaccccctgccgacAATGTCTTCCCGCGCCGCTGTTAACTACTAAGCCACAACAGAAATTCAATTGTATTTGTATAGTCCAGGAAAACatgctgaaactggagactcctttcataaagGTTAAAAAATGTCTCCACctcataacaacacatttttaatctGTGTATTTTAAAGTTTAGGTTATGTGGACCATCTGCCATacatgtccctgtgaatgagttagTGCTATAGAAAttataatgtattagaacaagtgcgTTTCTATAATCCTGTTATTTTAATGACAGCCAATCAGatctgctgttgtagaaaatgaATACCTTCAGACACGTCAGATTCACTGTGGTATTTTCTACATATCAGGTATAGCAGCATCCTGACACCATATTCCAAGGCAGTGCCTGCAGTCATCGCCAAAGCCTCTGCCATTTATAATCCT
Coding sequences within:
- the opn4xa gene encoding opsin 4xa encodes the protein MDRGFYRKVDVPDYVHYIVAFFVALIGAVGVIGNALVMYAFFCNKKLRSPPNYFIVNLAVSDFLMAITQSPIFFVNSLYKEWMFGKTGCKIYAFCGALFGITSMINLVAISIDRYIVITKPLQAIRWTSKRRTLISILLVWIYSLAWSSAPLLGWSSYIPEGLMTSCTWDYVTSTPANKSYTLMLCCLVFFVPLGIISYCYVFMFLAIRNTSRDVESLGMQMRNTILVQQQSITREWKLAKVAFVVIVVYVLSWSPYAFVTLIAWAGYSSILTPYSKAVPAVIAKASAIYNPFIYAIIHSKYRDTLAEKVPCLHFLNKLPRKQCISGSNSEFLLRNSVFIRQPSRSRTKFHSVSSVITGHTVCNDVLLDPLAQQAPLLRSSPSANQLMEKEWTHQLQQEIYFKNYLAQEKPTVLDGVSLSICDQDLVAESASMATMPPLMMNPRDDHKEDDGREEHCILLTSQELFENLQNKTTKPQRLL